In Agromyces sp. 3263, a single genomic region encodes these proteins:
- the aroA gene encoding 3-phosphoshikimate 1-carboxyvinyltransferase yields the protein MQISRYSAPEFDPYGEARQTEPDDGWAAPVATAPLESVVALPGSKSLTNRELVLAALADGPSTLHAPLWSRDSELMLEGLQALGTRFERMPGTGGFGDDVRVMPADELLGSTTIDCGLAGTVMRFLPPVAALALGPTTFDGDEGARRRPMGGSIHGLRDLGVDLDDDGRGSLPFTVHGTGRVTGGVLEIDASASSQFVSGLLLAAARFDEGLDLRHVGERLPSLPHIEMTIDTLRARGVEVTSPEPGRWVVEPGQIRAIDVAIEPDLSNAAPFLIAALVAGGHVTITGWPAETTQVGAQLAQLLPRFGARVALDADRLTVRAPEPAADGGRGIRGVDLDLSEAGELVPNLVALAAFADGPSTFTGIGHIRHHETDRLAALTAELNGLGGAVTELDDGLRIEPAPLTGGPWRAYADHRMATTGAIVGLAVPGVVVDDIASTSKTLPQFTALWEQMLA from the coding sequence ATGCAGATTTCGAGGTATTCCGCACCCGAGTTCGATCCGTACGGCGAGGCCAGGCAGACCGAGCCCGACGACGGCTGGGCTGCGCCCGTGGCCACCGCTCCGCTCGAGTCCGTCGTGGCGCTTCCCGGGTCCAAATCGCTCACCAACCGCGAGCTCGTCCTCGCGGCACTCGCCGACGGCCCGTCGACCCTGCATGCGCCGCTGTGGTCGCGCGACAGCGAGCTGATGCTCGAAGGCCTGCAGGCCCTCGGCACGAGATTCGAGCGGATGCCGGGCACCGGCGGATTCGGCGACGACGTGCGGGTCATGCCCGCCGACGAACTCCTCGGCTCGACGACCATCGACTGCGGCCTGGCCGGCACGGTCATGCGGTTCCTGCCACCCGTGGCCGCGCTGGCCCTCGGACCCACCACGTTCGACGGCGACGAGGGAGCCCGACGCCGTCCGATGGGCGGGTCGATCCACGGCCTCCGCGACCTCGGCGTCGACCTCGACGACGACGGCCGCGGCAGCCTCCCGTTCACGGTCCACGGCACCGGACGCGTGACCGGCGGGGTGCTGGAGATCGACGCGTCGGCGTCGAGCCAGTTCGTCTCAGGACTCCTGCTCGCCGCGGCCCGCTTCGACGAGGGCCTCGACCTGCGCCATGTCGGCGAGCGCCTGCCGAGCCTCCCCCACATCGAGATGACCATCGACACCCTGCGGGCGCGCGGCGTCGAGGTGACGAGCCCCGAACCTGGCCGTTGGGTGGTCGAACCCGGGCAGATCCGAGCCATCGACGTGGCCATCGAGCCCGACCTCTCCAACGCCGCACCGTTCCTCATCGCCGCGCTCGTCGCCGGCGGGCACGTGACGATCACCGGATGGCCGGCGGAGACGACCCAGGTCGGGGCACAGCTCGCGCAGCTGCTGCCCCGGTTCGGCGCCCGGGTCGCGCTCGACGCCGATCGCCTCACCGTGCGCGCACCCGAACCCGCGGCCGACGGAGGCCGCGGCATCCGTGGCGTCGACCTCGATCTCTCGGAGGCCGGTGAGCTCGTGCCGAACCTCGTGGCCCTCGCGGCGTTCGCCGACGGCCCGAGCACCTTCACCGGCATCGGGCACATCCGCCACCACGAGACCGATCGGCTCGCCGCGCTGACCGCAGAGCTCAACGGCCTCGGCGGTGCGGTCACGGAACTCGACGACGGATTGCGCATCGAGCCGGCGCCGCTCACCGGCGGACCGTGGCGCGCCTACGCCGACCACCGCATGGCCACCACCGGCGCCATCGTGGGCCTCGCCGTGCCTGGCGTCGTGGTCGACGACATCGCCTCGACCTCGAAGACCCTGCCCCAGTTCACCGCGCTGTGGGAGCAGATGCTGGCATGA
- the rsgA gene encoding ribosome small subunit-dependent GTPase A, giving the protein MTWWDTDDADEDEPEFDESDVRVRPNRRGSRPRTKTRPEHADAVKGVVLGVDRGRYAVLIDEGGPDERLITAARASELRRKSVVTGDHVDLVGDTTGEEGTLARIVRIGERSTLLRRSADDTDEVERIIVANADQMLIVVAAANPEPRIRLVDRYLVAAFDAGIQPLLVITKTDLADPSEFLENFAGLDLPVFRSSTDRMPLDEITRALVGHRTVFVGHSGVGKSTLVNALVPSAHRAIGRVNEVTGRGRHTSSSTVSLRIEGDEGTGWAIDTPGVRSFGLGHVNPANILGAFTDLARIAEDCPRGCTHLPDAPDCAINEAVEAGELGETGRARVDSLQRLLTTFA; this is encoded by the coding sequence ATGACCTGGTGGGACACCGACGACGCGGACGAGGACGAGCCCGAGTTCGACGAGTCCGACGTGCGGGTGCGGCCCAACCGTCGCGGCAGCCGGCCCCGCACGAAGACCCGCCCCGAGCATGCGGACGCCGTCAAGGGCGTCGTGCTGGGCGTCGACCGGGGCCGCTACGCCGTCCTCATCGACGAGGGCGGACCCGACGAGCGCCTGATCACCGCCGCCCGTGCGAGCGAACTCCGTCGCAAGTCCGTCGTCACCGGCGACCACGTCGACCTCGTGGGCGACACCACCGGCGAGGAGGGCACGCTCGCGCGCATCGTCCGGATCGGCGAGCGCTCCACGCTGCTCCGGCGGAGTGCCGACGACACCGATGAGGTCGAGCGGATCATCGTCGCCAACGCCGACCAGATGCTCATCGTCGTGGCCGCGGCCAATCCCGAGCCGCGCATCCGCCTCGTCGACCGCTACCTCGTGGCCGCGTTCGACGCCGGCATCCAGCCGCTGCTCGTGATCACCAAGACCGACCTCGCCGATCCCTCCGAGTTCCTCGAGAACTTCGCCGGGCTCGACCTCCCCGTCTTCCGTTCGAGCACCGACCGGATGCCGCTCGACGAGATCACCCGCGCACTGGTGGGCCATCGCACCGTCTTCGTCGGTCACTCGGGCGTGGGCAAATCGACCCTCGTGAACGCGTTGGTTCCGAGCGCCCACCGCGCGATCGGTCGGGTGAACGAGGTCACCGGACGCGGACGCCACACGTCGTCGTCGACCGTGTCGCTGCGCATCGAGGGCGACGAGGGCACCGGGTGGGCGATCGACACCCCCGGCGTACGCTCCTTCGGCCTCGGGCACGTGAACCCCGCCAACATCCTCGGCGCCTTCACCGATCTCGCGCGGATCGCCGAGGACTGCCCCCGCGGATGCACGCACCTGCCCGACGCACCCGACTGCGCCATCAACGAGGCCGTCGAGGCGGGCGAGCTCGGCGAGACGGGCCGGGCACGGGTCGACTCCCTGCAGCGGCTGCTCACGACTTTCGCCTGA
- the bcp gene encoding thioredoxin-dependent thiol peroxidase: MTDARLAPGDLAPDFTLDDQDGTPVTLSSLRGSRVLLYFYPEAMTPGCTTEACDFRDNLNSFKGAGVRVVGVSKDDVAKLKRFAERDGLNYTLLSDEDLAVQQAYGVWGEKLLYGKTVVGSIRSTFVIGEDGRIERAWYNVKATGHVARVRRELGLDG, from the coding sequence ATGACCGACGCACGTCTCGCCCCCGGCGACCTCGCCCCAGACTTCACCCTCGACGACCAGGACGGCACGCCCGTGACGCTCTCGTCGCTGCGCGGCTCCCGGGTGCTCCTGTACTTCTACCCCGAGGCCATGACGCCCGGCTGCACCACCGAGGCCTGCGACTTCCGCGACAACCTCAACTCGTTCAAGGGCGCCGGCGTGCGGGTGGTCGGCGTCTCCAAGGATGACGTCGCGAAGCTCAAGCGGTTCGCCGAACGGGACGGGCTGAACTACACCCTGCTCTCCGACGAGGATCTCGCGGTGCAGCAGGCCTACGGAGTGTGGGGAGAGAAGCTCCTCTACGGCAAGACCGTGGTGGGGTCCATCCGGTCCACGTTCGTGATCGGCGAGGACGGACGCATCGAGCGCGCCTGGTACAACGTCAAGGCCACCGGGCACGTCGCCCGCGTGCGTCGCGAGCTCGGCCTCGACGGCTGA
- a CDS encoding WhiB family transcriptional regulator yields the protein MDWRDKAACLTADPELFFPVGNTGPAVDQIEKAKAVCGRCTVTEICLQYALETGQDSGVWGGLSEDERRALKRRAARARRAS from the coding sequence ATGGATTGGCGCGACAAGGCCGCCTGCCTCACCGCAGACCCGGAACTCTTCTTCCCGGTCGGCAACACCGGTCCCGCCGTCGACCAGATCGAGAAGGCGAAGGCCGTCTGCGGCCGCTGCACCGTCACCGAGATCTGCCTGCAGTACGCCCTCGAGACCGGCCAGGACTCGGGTGTCTGGGGCGGCCTCAGCGAAGACGAGCGCCGCGCCCTGAAGCGCCGCGCCGCCCGCGCCCGCCGCGCCTCCTGA
- a CDS encoding histidine kinase N-terminal domain-containing protein has translation MSTLSELVLAQGRSSQADVDWLHMLVGDLQLLADLAFADIVLWVPSGDDDFVAVAHARPSSAATLFYRDFVGQQIKPQWRELVTGAFESGRITDSSAPDWYEEMPTRVRAVPVMRRLSATGTHLAPEPVAVITRHTNLGATRAASRQELTFNECAEELFQMIASGDFPDLGAPTGPRRGAPRASDGLIRLDLDGVTTFASPNALSAFNRMGFEDELEGESLAEVTTRLLSGKLVVDESLPLVVTGRAPWRTDVESRGVTVSLRAIPIRHRGERIGAIVLSRDVTELRHQEQELITKDATIREIHHRVKNNLQTVASLLRIQARRTHSDEARDALTQAMRRVGAIAVVHDTLSEGLTQNVNFDEVFDRALLLVAEVASAHNTTAHPKRSGSFGVLPSEYATPLALALTELVTNAVEHGLAGQEGDVEITADRSPTTLTVQVRDTGSGLPEGKVGEGLGTQIVRTLIQGELGGTIDWHTVMGRGTEVTIDVPLRWITPA, from the coding sequence GTGTCGACCCTCAGTGAACTCGTCCTCGCCCAGGGCCGCAGCAGTCAGGCCGATGTCGACTGGCTGCACATGCTCGTCGGCGACCTCCAGCTGCTCGCCGACCTCGCCTTCGCCGACATCGTGCTCTGGGTGCCATCGGGCGACGACGACTTCGTCGCGGTGGCCCACGCCCGCCCATCGAGCGCCGCGACACTCTTCTACCGCGACTTCGTCGGCCAGCAGATCAAGCCGCAGTGGCGAGAGCTCGTCACGGGCGCGTTCGAGTCGGGACGGATCACCGATTCCTCCGCGCCCGACTGGTACGAGGAGATGCCCACGCGGGTGCGTGCCGTCCCGGTGATGCGGCGGCTCTCGGCAACCGGCACCCACCTCGCGCCCGAGCCGGTCGCGGTGATCACGCGACACACGAACCTCGGAGCCACGCGGGCGGCCAGCCGGCAGGAACTCACGTTCAACGAGTGCGCCGAGGAGCTCTTCCAGATGATCGCGTCAGGCGACTTCCCCGACCTCGGTGCCCCGACGGGGCCACGTCGCGGTGCTCCCCGGGCGTCGGACGGACTCATCCGCCTCGACCTCGATGGCGTGACCACCTTCGCGAGTCCCAATGCACTGTCGGCCTTCAACCGCATGGGCTTCGAGGACGAGCTCGAGGGCGAGTCGCTCGCCGAGGTCACGACGCGCCTGCTGAGCGGCAAGCTCGTGGTCGACGAGTCCCTTCCGCTGGTGGTCACGGGCCGGGCGCCGTGGCGCACCGACGTGGAGTCCCGGGGCGTGACCGTGTCGCTGCGGGCCATCCCGATCCGGCATCGGGGCGAGCGCATCGGCGCGATCGTGCTGAGCCGCGACGTGACCGAGCTGCGCCACCAGGAGCAGGAGCTCATCACCAAGGACGCGACCATCCGTGAGATCCACCACCGGGTCAAGAACAACCTGCAGACCGTCGCGTCGCTGCTGCGCATCCAGGCTCGTCGCACGCACTCGGACGAGGCGCGCGACGCGCTGACGCAGGCGATGCGTCGAGTGGGGGCGATCGCGGTCGTGCACGACACCCTCTCCGAGGGCCTCACGCAGAACGTGAACTTCGACGAGGTGTTCGACCGTGCGCTGCTGCTCGTCGCCGAGGTCGCCTCCGCACACAACACGACGGCCCACCCCAAGCGCTCGGGGTCGTTCGGCGTGCTGCCGAGCGAGTACGCCACGCCGCTCGCGCTGGCCCTCACGGAGCTGGTCACGAACGCCGTGGAGCACGGACTCGCCGGTCAGGAGGGCGACGTCGAGATCACCGCCGACCGATCGCCGACGACGCTCACCGTCCAGGTGCGCGACACGGGCTCGGGACTCCCCGAGGGGAAGGTCGGCGAGGGTCTCGGTACCCAGATCGTGCGCACCCTCATCCAGGGCGAGCTCGGCGGGACCATCGACTGGCACACGGTGATGGGTCGCGGCACCGAGGTCACGATCGACGTGCCGTTGCGCTGGATCACGCCGGCATAG
- a CDS encoding regulator, whose amino-acid sequence MTRLALALDPATEDRLLADVVEHGHTVVARLVGWRDVVDSLDVLAPDVVLVGAGRVTLSAELLDACDERGIRVIALASGDGERSNATQLGLHEVVDRSATWSEIELLVRGGVPVPSRVGEAASGSARRSAELIAVWGPAGAPGRTTLAVNAAAEIAAAGHTVALVDADPYGGAVAPSLGLLDEAPGFASACRLAGGDALDRAELERIVQRYSAPRASFDVFTGLVGPSRWPELAHDRVTAALQAIAGQVEYVVIDTGFSLERDEELTSDQFAPRRNAATFACLAAADRVIAVGLADPVGLSRLLRGHGELVELVDADRVDVVVNRVRAAALGIDAHAQVRQTLRRFAGITEATLLPHDGRSTDAAILTARTLRDAAPRSPLRAALREYVLDHVLPVPEPLRRRGFALAPMRRTAAG is encoded by the coding sequence ATGACCCGGCTGGCGCTCGCGCTCGACCCGGCGACCGAAGACCGCCTCCTCGCCGACGTGGTGGAGCACGGCCACACCGTCGTGGCCCGGCTCGTCGGGTGGCGAGACGTAGTCGACAGCCTCGACGTGCTGGCGCCCGACGTGGTGCTCGTCGGCGCCGGCCGGGTCACGCTCAGCGCAGAGCTGCTCGATGCGTGCGACGAGCGGGGCATCCGCGTCATCGCACTTGCCAGCGGCGACGGCGAGCGATCGAATGCCACGCAGCTCGGCTTGCACGAGGTGGTCGATCGGTCGGCGACCTGGAGTGAGATCGAGCTTCTCGTCCGAGGCGGGGTCCCCGTGCCGTCGCGCGTCGGCGAGGCGGCAAGCGGCTCCGCCCGGCGATCGGCGGAGCTCATCGCCGTCTGGGGTCCCGCAGGCGCGCCGGGTCGAACCACGCTCGCCGTGAATGCGGCCGCCGAGATCGCCGCCGCAGGCCACACGGTCGCACTCGTCGACGCCGATCCCTACGGCGGCGCCGTCGCACCGTCGCTGGGCCTGCTCGACGAGGCGCCGGGGTTCGCCTCGGCGTGCCGCCTGGCGGGCGGGGACGCGCTCGACCGCGCAGAGCTCGAGCGCATCGTGCAGCGGTACTCGGCGCCACGTGCCTCGTTCGACGTGTTCACCGGCCTCGTGGGGCCGAGTCGCTGGCCCGAGCTCGCACACGATCGCGTGACGGCGGCGCTCCAGGCGATTGCCGGGCAGGTCGAATACGTCGTCATCGACACCGGATTCAGCCTCGAGCGCGACGAGGAGCTCACGAGCGATCAGTTCGCGCCGCGCCGCAATGCCGCCACCTTCGCATGCCTGGCTGCCGCCGACCGGGTGATCGCGGTCGGGCTCGCCGATCCGGTCGGGCTGTCGAGGCTGCTGCGCGGCCACGGCGAGCTCGTCGAGCTCGTCGACGCCGACCGGGTCGACGTCGTCGTGAACCGCGTGCGGGCGGCGGCGCTCGGCATCGACGCGCACGCCCAGGTGCGCCAGACGCTCCGGCGGTTCGCCGGTATCACGGAGGCGACGCTGCTTCCGCACGACGGCCGTTCGACGGATGCCGCCATCCTCACGGCGCGCACGCTGCGCGATGCCGCGCCGCGCAGCCCGTTGCGCGCCGCGCTGCGGGAGTACGTGCTCGATCACGTCCTCCCCGTGCCCGAGCCCCTCCGGCGGCGCGGCTTCGCGCTGGCTCCGATGCGTCGTACCGCAGCCGGCTGA
- a CDS encoding helix-turn-helix domain-containing protein, producing MTTPGSGDEIGRFLTVADAAELLAVDVATVDELIRSGELPAIRVGTSGPWRVERTQLELWIDDQYEATRRHSLWNQGEFANVTELSGARTARLRPVD from the coding sequence ATGACCACACCCGGTTCAGGCGACGAGATCGGCCGCTTCCTGACGGTCGCCGACGCGGCTGAGCTGCTGGCGGTCGATGTCGCGACGGTCGACGAGCTCATCCGCTCGGGCGAGTTGCCGGCCATCCGGGTCGGCACGTCGGGGCCATGGCGGGTCGAGCGCACGCAACTCGAGCTGTGGATCGACGACCAATACGAGGCGACGCGCAGGCACTCCCTCTGGAACCAGGGCGAGTTCGCGAACGTGACCGAGCTCTCGGGCGCGCGGACCGCCCGCCTCCGCCCCGTCGACTGA
- a CDS encoding Rv3235 family protein, whose protein sequence is MTARPAAGHATMRVAAPQFLDDDEFFGRQPARRSELPDPEPLLRSLTHCVIEVLAGARDLEQLARWVTDDVYRNLSKRVVLAARARRVKGQAPQRPAFTVGHVHLCEPADGVLEAVVMVHQKARARAVAIRLEGMDQRWRASAISVL, encoded by the coding sequence ATGACCGCACGCCCTGCCGCCGGCCACGCAACGATGCGAGTCGCTGCCCCGCAGTTCCTCGATGACGACGAGTTCTTCGGTCGTCAGCCGGCACGCCGCAGTGAACTCCCCGATCCCGAACCGCTGCTGCGAAGCCTCACGCATTGCGTCATCGAGGTGCTCGCCGGCGCCCGCGACCTCGAGCAGCTCGCCCGATGGGTGACCGACGACGTCTATCGCAACCTCTCGAAGCGCGTCGTGCTGGCCGCCCGCGCCCGACGCGTCAAGGGGCAGGCTCCTCAGCGGCCGGCATTCACCGTCGGCCACGTGCACCTGTGCGAGCCGGCAGACGGCGTGCTCGAGGCTGTGGTCATGGTGCACCAGAAGGCCAGGGCACGCGCCGTCGCCATCCGGCTCGAGGGCATGGACCAGCGCTGGCGCGCGAGCGCCATCAGCGTCCTCTGA
- the secA gene encoding preprotein translocase subunit SecA, with translation MASILERVLRVGEGRTLRRLENYAAAINSLEDDFQALSDEELKHETVELRERYANGESLDDLLPEAFAAVREASRRTLGLRHFDVQLMGGAALHLGNIAEMKTGEGKTLVATTAAYLNALTSRGVHVITVNDFLASYQSELMGRVFRALGMTTGCIVAGQTPAVRREQYAADITYGTNNEFGFDYLRDNMAWQSSDMVQRGHYFAIVDEVDSILIDEARTPLIISGPASGEANRWFNEFANLAKRLVPDEDYEVDEKKRTVGVLEPGIEKVEDYLGIDNLYESANTPLISFLNNSIKAKALFKRDKDYVVMNGEVLIVDEHTGRILVGRRYNEGIHQAIEAKEGVQVKAENQTLATVTLQNYFRLYTKLSGMTGTAETEAAEFMSTYKLGVVPIPTNKPMVRIDQPDLVYKNEEAKFAQVVEDIVERHGKGQPVLVGTTSVEKSEYLSRLLAKKGVRHEVLNAKNHAREAAIVAQAGRHGAVTVATNMAGRGTDVMLGGNAEFLAVQQMHERGLSPVETPEEYEAAWDEVFQKVKAEVAIEAEKVLAAGGLYVLGTERHESRRIDNQLRGRSGRQGDPGESRFYLSLTDDLMRLFNAGAAESLMSRGVPDDVAIESKVVSRAIRSAQSQVEARNAEIRKNVLKYDDVLNRQREAIYSDRRHILEGDDLHERTQTFLENVIDEVLDAHTAEGNPDEWDFDALWTELKTLYPIGITIDEVVAEAGEKGRVNRDFIRREILSDAKLAYQRREEQLGSPAMRELERRVVLSVIDRRWRDHLYEMDYLKDGIGLRAMAQRDPLVEYQREGYAMFQQMMGSIREETVGFLFNLEVEVAPQPGVGGATIEAKGLGRQGASDDKLSYSAPSDSGGVEVRNQRGQVQQAATQRARRAVAQAQAPAAEVEASRGAFGQRTGGGDAGPQNRSERRAQERKGR, from the coding sequence GTGGCTTCGATTCTGGAAAGGGTCCTCCGCGTCGGCGAGGGCCGAACCCTCAGGCGGCTGGAGAACTACGCTGCGGCGATCAACTCCCTCGAAGACGACTTCCAGGCCCTCAGCGACGAGGAACTGAAGCACGAGACGGTGGAGCTGCGCGAGCGCTATGCGAACGGCGAGTCGCTCGACGACCTGCTGCCCGAGGCCTTCGCCGCCGTCCGCGAGGCGAGCCGTCGTACGCTCGGCCTCCGGCACTTCGACGTGCAGCTCATGGGAGGCGCTGCGCTCCACCTCGGCAACATCGCCGAGATGAAGACCGGTGAGGGCAAGACCCTCGTCGCCACCACGGCCGCCTACCTCAACGCGCTCACGAGCCGGGGCGTGCACGTCATCACCGTCAACGACTTCCTCGCGAGCTACCAGTCCGAGCTCATGGGGCGCGTCTTCCGCGCCCTCGGCATGACGACCGGATGCATCGTGGCCGGCCAGACCCCCGCGGTGCGCCGTGAGCAGTACGCGGCCGACATCACGTACGGCACGAACAACGAGTTCGGGTTCGACTACCTGCGGGACAACATGGCGTGGCAGTCGAGCGACATGGTGCAGCGGGGCCACTACTTCGCCATCGTCGACGAGGTGGACTCGATCCTCATCGACGAGGCGCGCACGCCGCTCATCATCTCCGGTCCGGCATCGGGCGAGGCGAACCGCTGGTTCAACGAGTTCGCGAACCTCGCCAAGCGGCTCGTGCCCGACGAGGACTACGAGGTCGACGAGAAGAAGCGCACCGTGGGCGTGCTCGAGCCGGGCATCGAGAAGGTCGAAGACTACCTGGGTATCGACAACCTCTACGAGTCCGCGAACACCCCGCTCATCTCGTTCCTGAACAACTCGATCAAGGCGAAGGCCCTCTTCAAGCGCGACAAGGACTACGTCGTCATGAACGGCGAGGTGCTCATCGTCGATGAGCACACCGGCCGCATCCTCGTGGGCCGTCGCTACAACGAGGGCATCCACCAGGCGATTGAGGCCAAGGAGGGCGTGCAGGTCAAGGCCGAGAACCAGACCCTCGCGACCGTCACGCTGCAGAACTACTTCCGCCTCTACACGAAGCTCTCGGGCATGACCGGCACCGCTGAGACCGAGGCCGCCGAGTTCATGTCGACCTACAAGCTCGGCGTCGTGCCCATCCCCACGAACAAGCCGATGGTTCGCATCGACCAGCCCGACCTCGTCTACAAGAACGAGGAGGCGAAGTTCGCCCAGGTCGTCGAGGACATCGTCGAGCGCCACGGCAAGGGCCAGCCCGTGCTGGTCGGCACCACGAGCGTCGAGAAGAGCGAGTACCTCTCGAGGCTGCTGGCCAAGAAGGGCGTTCGCCACGAGGTGCTGAACGCCAAGAACCACGCCCGTGAGGCGGCGATCGTCGCGCAGGCGGGCCGGCACGGCGCGGTCACGGTCGCGACGAACATGGCCGGTCGAGGCACCGACGTCATGCTCGGCGGCAACGCCGAGTTCCTCGCCGTGCAGCAGATGCACGAGCGCGGACTCAGCCCCGTCGAGACGCCCGAGGAGTACGAGGCCGCATGGGACGAGGTGTTCCAGAAGGTCAAGGCCGAGGTCGCGATCGAGGCCGAGAAGGTGCTGGCCGCGGGCGGGCTCTACGTCCTCGGCACCGAGCGCCACGAGTCACGACGCATCGACAACCAGCTCCGCGGTCGCTCCGGCCGTCAGGGCGACCCCGGCGAGAGCCGCTTCTACCTGTCGCTGACCGACGACCTGATGCGGCTCTTCAACGCGGGTGCCGCCGAGAGTCTCATGTCGCGCGGCGTCCCCGACGACGTCGCCATCGAGTCGAAGGTCGTCAGCCGCGCCATCCGCTCGGCGCAGTCGCAGGTCGAGGCGCGCAACGCCGAGATCCGCAAGAACGTGCTCAAGTACGACGACGTGCTGAATCGCCAGCGTGAGGCGATCTACAGCGACCGCCGCCACATCCTCGAGGGCGACGACCTGCACGAGCGCACCCAGACGTTCCTGGAGAACGTGATCGACGAGGTGCTCGACGCCCACACCGCAGAGGGCAACCCCGACGAGTGGGACTTCGACGCGCTGTGGACCGAGCTGAAGACCCTCTACCCGATCGGCATCACGATCGACGAGGTCGTGGCCGAGGCGGGCGAGAAGGGCCGTGTCAACCGCGACTTCATCCGACGCGAGATCCTCTCCGACGCCAAGCTGGCCTACCAGCGCCGTGAAGAGCAGCTGGGCAGCCCGGCGATGCGGGAGCTCGAGCGCCGCGTGGTGCTCTCCGTGATCGACCGTCGCTGGCGCGACCACCTCTACGAGATGGATTACCTCAAGGACGGCATCGGCCTGCGCGCGATGGCCCAGCGCGACCCGCTCGTCGAGTACCAGCGCGAGGGCTACGCGATGTTCCAGCAGATGATGGGATCCATCCGCGAGGAGACCGTCGGCTTCCTCTTCAATCTCGAGGTCGAGGTGGCGCCGCAGCCCGGCGTCGGCGGGGCGACGATCGAGGCCAAGGGCCTCGGCCGCCAGGGCGCGTCCGACGACAAGCTGAGCTACTCGGCGCCGAGCGATTCGGGCGGCGTCGAGGTGCGCAACCAGCGTGGCCAGGTGCAGCAGGCGGCGACGCAGCGCGCGCGCCGTGCCGTGGCGCAGGCACAGGCGCCCGCCGCGGAGGTGGAAGCGTCGCGAGGCGCGTTCGGCCAGCGCACCGGCGGCGGAGACGCCGGACCGCAGAATCGCTCGGAGCGTCGCGCTCAGGAGCGCAAGGGGCGCTGA
- the hpf gene encoding ribosome hibernation-promoting factor, HPF/YfiA family: MELNIVGRNLGVTDRFRAYAAEKSEKVTHLAERAISLDVKLSRHNEKNGNTGPDRVELTLVGKGPVVRAEADGSDKYAAFDVALGRLLERIRRAKDRRKVHRGQRRPTSLREATDVGFAEVGVQAAAPEVLEQVRTGSIPVIDDGQAASSMEEDEVYCPVVIRRKVFASTPMTVDDALYFMELVGHDFYLFVDAESGRPSVVYRRKGWDYGLIGLDGADAPVDESAPELQRVTV; encoded by the coding sequence ATGGAACTGAACATCGTTGGACGAAACCTGGGGGTCACCGATCGGTTCCGCGCCTACGCGGCCGAGAAATCGGAGAAGGTCACCCATCTCGCCGAACGAGCCATCTCCCTCGACGTGAAGCTGAGCCGTCACAATGAGAAGAACGGCAACACCGGACCGGATCGCGTCGAGCTCACCCTGGTCGGCAAGGGACCTGTGGTGCGTGCCGAAGCCGACGGTTCGGACAAGTACGCCGCGTTCGACGTCGCCCTCGGGCGATTGCTCGAGCGCATCCGCCGCGCCAAGGACCGCCGCAAGGTCCATCGCGGCCAGCGCAGGCCGACCTCGCTCCGCGAGGCGACCGACGTCGGGTTCGCCGAGGTCGGCGTGCAGGCCGCCGCGCCCGAGGTGCTCGAACAGGTGCGCACGGGCAGTATCCCGGTCATCGACGACGGTCAGGCGGCATCGTCGATGGAGGAGGACGAGGTCTACTGCCCGGTGGTCATCCGCCGCAAGGTCTTCGCCTCCACGCCGATGACCGTCGACGACGCGCTCTACTTCATGGAGCTCGTCGGACATGACTTCTACCTCTTCGTCGACGCCGAGTCGGGACGGCCCAGCGTGGTCTACCGCCGCAAGGGCTGGGACTACGGTCTCATCGGCCTCGACGGGGCGGATGCACCGGTCGACGAATCCGCGCCGGAGCTGCAGCGCGTCACGGTCTGA